A DNA window from Aureibaculum sp. 2308TA14-22 contains the following coding sequences:
- a CDS encoding class I SAM-dependent methyltransferase, whose product MKQIVKSPINNYELEPYISCKDYTVSREAFSILIDKKSELLLTSPRPNDSDLGNYYESEEYISHSDTKKSLIDKMYHWVRNYTIKKKVKLINSFNSEEKTILDIGAGTGDFLAACATNGWKITGIEPNENARALANSKILNSKFQIHNDLEELNSETFDIITMWHVLEHVPDLNDYVKKLKSLLKPNGTLIVAVPNFKSYDANYYQEFWAAYDVPRHLWHFSRKSISELFAQENMKVEKILPMKFDAYYVSLLSEKYKTGKSNMLKAFWVGLKSNIKAKSSKEYSSHIYIIKNR is encoded by the coding sequence GTGAAACAAATAGTAAAATCCCCAATTAACAATTACGAATTAGAGCCTTATATTTCCTGTAAGGATTATACCGTTTCACGTGAGGCCTTTTCGATTCTTATCGATAAGAAAAGCGAATTACTGTTGACTTCGCCAAGACCAAATGATTCCGATTTGGGAAACTATTACGAGAGCGAAGAATACATTTCGCATTCAGACACAAAGAAATCACTAATTGATAAGATGTACCATTGGGTACGTAATTACACCATAAAGAAAAAGGTAAAGCTTATTAATTCTTTTAATTCCGAAGAAAAAACAATTTTAGATATTGGTGCAGGCACTGGAGATTTTTTAGCAGCATGTGCAACTAATGGTTGGAAAATAACAGGAATTGAACCGAATGAGAATGCACGGGCTTTAGCAAATTCCAAGATATTAAATTCCAAATTCCAAATTCATAATGATTTGGAAGAATTGAATTCAGAGACTTTTGATATTATAACCATGTGGCATGTACTGGAGCATGTTCCCGATTTGAATGATTATGTTAAAAAATTAAAATCACTTTTAAAACCTAATGGAACATTAATTGTAGCTGTTCCAAATTTTAAAAGTTATGATGCAAATTATTACCAAGAATTTTGGGCAGCTTATGACGTCCCAAGACATTTATGGCATTTTTCCAGAAAATCCATTTCAGAATTATTTGCCCAAGAAAACATGAAAGTTGAAAAAATACTACCTATGAAATTTGACGCTTATTATGTCAGCTTGCTTTCTGAAAAATATAAAACGGGTAAATCAAATATGCTCAAAGCATTTTGGGTGGGTTTAAAATCAAATATTAAGGCAAAATCATCAAAAGAGTATTCTTCACATATTTATATCATAAAAAATAGATGA
- a CDS encoding OmpH family outer membrane protein, translated as MKNLVIVVIVALGLFSCQEPVKIAYVDVEEIMKEYKGTKDTEATMKGKSDKLKSELDSLIANWQNKAKAYQDNAQKMSAKARQDREQVLMQEQQQINQRQQTIQQQVQAEGQESLETLSKEINDFVKNYAKEKGYNFVLGTTGSNGTVMYGEESADVTDDVLVQLNKSYKSKE; from the coding sequence ATGAAAAATTTAGTAATTGTAGTTATAGTTGCATTGGGTTTGTTCTCTTGTCAGGAACCAGTAAAAATTGCCTATGTAGATGTTGAAGAAATTATGAAAGAGTATAAAGGCACCAAAGATACTGAAGCTACTATGAAGGGAAAATCAGACAAGTTAAAATCAGAGTTGGATAGTTTAATTGCCAATTGGCAAAATAAAGCAAAGGCGTACCAAGATAATGCTCAGAAAATGTCAGCAAAAGCTAGACAAGATAGAGAGCAAGTGCTTATGCAAGAACAACAACAAATAAATCAACGTCAACAAACTATTCAACAACAAGTACAAGCTGAAGGTCAAGAGAGTTTAGAGACACTGTCTAAAGAAATTAATGATTTTGTTAAAAATTATGCCAAAGAGAAAGGTTACAATTTTGTACTGGGAACTACAGGTAGTAACGGTACTGTTATGTATGGCGAAGAAAGTGCTGATGTAACGGATGATGTTTTAGTTCAATTAAATAAGTCGTACAAGAGTAAGGAATAA
- a CDS encoding OmpA family protein has product MRKFLVLTIVWCFSMSVFSQTAESKYLIKYLETNTAQPDYGVTFLSDNQFIYKSPNTEKISTNSNKLSESNLFLATVGSEGDIIDKKQIQGLPTDKITKTGAAYSPNLKTVYFSAKKYRKSPRKKDKEQLYSADVDENGGWINVVKLPFSDDRYSFGEPSLSATGKELYFTSDMPSTLGGADIFMVAINADGSFGKPVNLGNRINTSGNEVTPYITKDLKLYFSSDNHKGGLGNLDVYCIDLKNPTATPNHLDAPINSVNDDFAFIINKSDDRGYFSSNRLQGQNNHDIYSFLVEKVKEDGPCVQEITGVVKDNGTKEIIKDAIITLFDEENKELEQIKTDVDGKYALTLDCNKTYTLKAGAENYNTEDHIVNTANYLEAPTLEANKFLIKKSEEEIENDKLITENEGIKEGIENVSENEVTVEETSGANLNDEEKEEKKAVAESIDNTSTIKEDEAAIKPVYFGFDRSSITTKSARELDKLAKILKNNKNIHVELSSYTDSRGSSAYNLKLSERRAQASADYLVSQGIDRSRIKARGYGESKMVNKCIDGIECSEAAHEKNRRTEFAFVNPQASIVRPRNNPSNKLTEITKVKEKPVKEVVKSASYSETIEPKSTIDKGVEKTESKQAEIVAVNETQDENLANNADVTLTKTDNSNTPSEEKSSNVDETKREVAVVTESIKRATDKSNQKATIEVDLNESNKEEETLSDEAKWLNKELEKSNEEYNKAQNEKTEKVKPQLIEPMTETKQKAEAQKEKINKEYDNLVAKAEAEEKVTEKFNFEKQKEETNKKNNNTDPNQLLADIKAKGATDQTGSSDQLEKKPADKNKNKPTVKKEAVLNASQVSVKAMQSKRGKYIETNNPKKIHALRVIFRIQPNMNAVKGYKDAYVVIKSPTGKVVNEKGVFPLADGKNQAYTDETTLYYNKQSIKAVMFIDKIVHKFSKGTYTVNIFIDGVAVGENILTLS; this is encoded by the coding sequence ATGAGGAAATTTTTAGTATTAACAATAGTATGGTGTTTTTCTATGTCGGTTTTTTCGCAAACCGCAGAAAGTAAATACCTAATAAAATACTTAGAGACGAATACAGCACAGCCAGATTATGGCGTTACGTTTCTAAGCGATAATCAATTTATCTACAAATCCCCCAACACAGAAAAAATAAGCACAAACAGTAATAAACTATCAGAGTCTAATTTATTTTTAGCCACTGTGGGTAGTGAAGGCGACATTATAGATAAGAAACAGATTCAAGGTTTACCTACCGATAAGATTACAAAAACGGGAGCAGCGTACAGTCCTAATTTAAAAACGGTTTATTTTTCTGCAAAAAAGTACAGAAAAAGCCCAAGAAAAAAAGATAAGGAACAGTTGTACAGTGCAGATGTTGACGAAAATGGAGGCTGGATCAATGTTGTAAAACTACCTTTTTCCGATGACAGATATTCTTTTGGTGAGCCTTCTCTAAGTGCAACAGGAAAAGAATTGTACTTTACATCAGATATGCCTTCTACTTTGGGAGGTGCTGATATTTTTATGGTTGCCATAAATGCTGATGGTAGCTTTGGCAAACCTGTAAACTTAGGAAATAGAATAAATACTTCGGGTAATGAGGTTACACCTTACATAACAAAAGACTTGAAATTGTATTTTTCTTCAGATAACCATAAAGGCGGTCTGGGTAATTTAGATGTGTATTGCATCGATCTTAAAAATCCAACAGCTACACCTAACCATTTAGACGCCCCAATTAATAGTGTAAATGACGATTTTGCCTTTATTATTAATAAAAGTGATGATAGAGGTTATTTTTCTTCAAACAGACTGCAAGGTCAAAATAATCATGATATTTATTCATTTTTAGTTGAAAAAGTAAAAGAAGATGGACCATGCGTTCAAGAAATTACTGGCGTAGTAAAAGATAATGGTACTAAGGAAATAATTAAAGATGCCATAATTACATTGTTTGATGAAGAAAACAAGGAGTTAGAACAAATTAAAACAGACGTTGATGGTAAATACGCTTTAACTTTAGATTGTAATAAAACGTATACGCTAAAAGCTGGAGCTGAAAATTACAATACTGAAGATCATATTGTAAATACCGCAAATTATTTAGAAGCACCTACTTTAGAAGCTAATAAATTCTTAATAAAGAAATCTGAAGAAGAAATTGAAAACGACAAGCTAATTACTGAAAATGAAGGTATAAAAGAGGGAATAGAAAATGTTTCAGAAAATGAAGTAACAGTTGAAGAAACATCAGGTGCTAATCTTAATGACGAAGAGAAGGAGGAGAAAAAAGCAGTTGCTGAGTCAATTGATAATACTTCAACAATCAAAGAAGATGAAGCCGCTATTAAACCAGTGTATTTTGGTTTTGACAGATCCAGTATTACTACAAAATCTGCTAGAGAATTGGATAAATTAGCTAAAATTTTAAAGAATAATAAGAACATTCATGTAGAGTTATCATCTTATACAGACTCAAGAGGTAGTAGTGCTTATAACTTAAAATTATCTGAACGCAGGGCACAAGCCTCAGCAGATTATCTGGTATCTCAAGGTATTGATAGAAGCAGAATCAAAGCAAGAGGATATGGAGAAAGCAAAATGGTTAATAAATGTATAGACGGCATTGAATGTAGTGAAGCTGCACATGAAAAGAATAGAAGAACAGAATTTGCATTCGTTAACCCACAGGCTTCAATAGTAAGGCCACGTAATAACCCGTCAAATAAATTAACAGAAATAACTAAAGTAAAAGAAAAGCCTGTTAAAGAAGTTGTTAAATCGGCTAGTTATTCAGAAACAATTGAACCAAAAAGTACAATTGATAAAGGAGTTGAAAAAACTGAATCAAAACAAGCAGAAATTGTAGCAGTTAATGAAACTCAGGATGAAAATTTAGCAAACAACGCTGATGTAACGCTTACAAAAACTGACAATTCAAATACGCCTTCAGAAGAAAAATCATCTAATGTTGATGAAACAAAAAGAGAGGTAGCAGTTGTGACTGAATCTATCAAAAGGGCAACTGATAAATCAAACCAAAAAGCAACTATTGAGGTCGATTTAAATGAATCAAATAAAGAAGAGGAAACATTAAGTGATGAAGCCAAGTGGTTAAATAAAGAATTAGAAAAAAGTAACGAAGAATATAACAAAGCTCAAAATGAAAAAACTGAGAAAGTAAAACCTCAGTTAATTGAGCCAATGACTGAAACAAAGCAGAAAGCGGAAGCCCAAAAAGAAAAAATAAACAAAGAATATGACAATTTGGTTGCGAAGGCAGAAGCAGAAGAAAAGGTAACCGAAAAGTTTAATTTTGAGAAACAAAAGGAAGAGACAAATAAAAAGAATAATAATACTGATCCAAACCAATTATTGGCAGATATAAAAGCTAAAGGAGCCACTGACCAAACTGGCAGTAGTGATCAATTAGAAAAAAAGCCAGCAGATAAAAATAAAAACAAACCAACTGTTAAAAAAGAAGCAGTACTCAACGCAAGCCAAGTTAGTGTAAAGGCCATGCAGAGTAAAAGAGGTAAGTATATTGAAACGAACAACCCAAAGAAAATACATGCTTTACGTGTAATTTTTAGAATACAACCTAATATGAATGCTGTCAAAGGTTACAAAGATGCTTACGTGGTAATAAAATCACCCACAGGTAAGGTTGTTAACGAAAAGGGAGTATTTCCGTTAGCGGATGGTAAAAATCAAGCATATACAGATGAAACCACATTATACTATAATAAGCAAAGTATAAAAGCAGTGATGTTTATTGACAAAATAGTACACAAGTTTTCTAAAGGTACCTATACGGTAAATATTTTTATTGATGGTGTAGCCGTGGGAGAGAATATTCTGACATTATCTTAA
- a CDS encoding DoxX family protein produces the protein MENLYNTGIKFAPQLLILVFIAITFLQSGVDKITDWQGNVSFLKEHFGKTFLRNSVPLLLLIILIGEVIVGFLSIIGIIQIYVSESTFLGFLAAVIASKILLMLLFGQRVAKDYAGAMTIVVYFMVTVFGVYILR, from the coding sequence ATGGAAAACCTATATAACACAGGAATTAAATTTGCTCCGCAATTGTTAATTCTTGTTTTTATTGCCATTACTTTTTTACAGTCTGGAGTCGATAAAATAACGGATTGGCAAGGAAATGTATCTTTTTTAAAAGAACATTTTGGTAAAACATTTTTAAGAAATAGTGTGCCTCTATTACTACTTATCATCCTTATTGGTGAAGTAATTGTAGGGTTTCTGAGTATAATAGGGATAATTCAGATATATGTGTCTGAAAGTACTTTTTTAGGTTTTTTGGCAGCTGTTATAGCCTCAAAAATATTATTGATGCTATTGTTCGGTCAGAGAGTTGCTAAAGATTATGCTGGGGCAATGACAATTGTAGTGTATTTTATGGTCACTGTTTTTGGCGTATATATTTTAAGATAA
- a CDS encoding MG2 domain-containing protein: MKTFNRFFTLVVLIIVIISCKKKNPQEDTDNLFKFKDYIYYTTSGVVSVKDPIQVGLAKEVEGWEPDSEISEDVLSISPSVKGKLTAINSRTFVFKPEESLEADTEYTVTVNLSELYLNVPSEFKSYTFKFKTIQPNFTLNTHNLQSYSKEWQYIEGVLRSADVIPLETVEKLVSVSQNGKPLTVKWLPVSQNSSVYQFKIDSIHRLKDDSEIEIKWSGKKFGIDNEGEAKRTIPGISNFSIVNVDVVQSPEQHLAINFSDPIKKQQNFKGLVTIGGTQNLKYVVDGNVLKVYPETRLKGNVQVDVFSGITNIDGYKFKKKFSEQIAFEELKPAVRLISNGVILPDSKNLRLNFEAVNLKAVDVRVIKIFENNVLQFLQEENLNGINSYSIRRVGRRVAKKTMRLINSDIENDGKWKTYAVDLSKMLKADPGAIYRIELSFTQEYALNTCDGSQLVTNVETEDYEEYFQEESYDDTSLAEEELEEREEQYWDNLIYNYRNHRYYNWEDRENPCKEAYYFNEKNIATTNIMATNLGVIAKKGENKSYHFAVTDILTTNPISGVKIKLFNYQQQELGTINTDSQGFALYKSDKNAHFAVVSHSGQKTYLKLNDGYSLSLSKFDVSGKQLQKGLKGYIYGERGVWRPGDSIHLTFVLNDNANPLPKNHPVKLEITDSRGKLTHKLINAEGKNGFYKFTVVTDESSPTGNWNAKVNVGGANFYKGLKVETVKPNRLKIAIDFEDEILTSNKPLDGKLSVKWLHGADAKKLRAEVKAKFTSTSTAFKKYPNYVFSDPTRKFTPEEIIVFDGKLDVEGNANLTKKLNFNNKAPGMLKASFLTRAFENGGDFSIDVISKNFAPYDAFVGLQSPEAKAYGSYFTDEDVEFDVVTVNNQGNPIAKKGIEVKVYKVEWRWWWNSSYDDLASYVGSQYHKPILSQVLNTSLSGKGTFIVNVPDEEGGRYLIRIYDPESGHATGRTAYFYKDWWKRPAGSDASGATMLVFSSDKEEYNVGDKAKITFPSGTVGRALISIENGTEVLNQRWIKTQKGETTTEIAITKEMAPNVFVNISLLQPHASTANDLPIRMYGVIPLMVKDPNTVLEPQISMPKVLKPEEQFTVKVIEKQGKPMTYTVAVVDDGLLDLTRFKTPNAWDEFYSKEALGVKTWDIFDYVIGAYGGTIAQIFAIGGDEDAGSKKPKKANRFKPVVTYLGPFTLDKGKTASHKILMPKYIGSVRTMVIAGDNNKQAYGSVSETTPVRKPLMVLSSLPRKLSPGEKVTLPVTVFAMENKVKNANISLKLSKGISIIGQQTQSVSFAKPDEKMVYFELDVSKAQGISTIEVLASGNGEKSSYNVEIDVINPNPVSSKSTQVILEPNASQTIDFTTFGVLGTSFAQVEFSTLPPMDFTGRLGYLIRYPHGCVEQVTSSAFPQLYLTDILDLTFDKKQEIDKNIKKTVEKLGQYQTPSGGLSYWRGQNTANDWGTSYAGHFMLEAQKKGYVMPLTFMNNWLKYQQETARNWRASYKRYNTDLAQAYRLYTLALAGHADLASMNRLREFNELSNNAKWRLAAAYALAGQKEVAKKIANIANIHFKPKNYDYYTYGSTTRNRAMAMETMLLTDNPKSREMAEYLAKELSSSKWMSTQTTAYSLLAMAKMVELGGGKDLSIEFSNNGGKAEAINTKKSIAQRKLTIFDGANSLKVTNKKMNTVYVTVLNSGILPLGEELVEKRNLSVQMVYKDTNGKRIDVTKLAQGTDFSATVTVSNLKHERVENVALTEIFPSGWEILSTRFTDYGGSTTSQANFMDIRDDRVNFYFDLGKQQSKTFTVQLNASYLGKYYLPGIQAEAMYDNDYFVRDKGKWIEVVK, from the coding sequence ATGAAGACCTTCAATCGATTTTTTACCCTAGTTGTATTGATAATTGTAATTATTTCCTGTAAAAAGAAAAACCCACAAGAAGATACAGATAACCTTTTTAAATTTAAAGATTATATTTATTATACAACCTCGGGTGTAGTATCTGTAAAAGATCCAATTCAGGTTGGTTTAGCTAAAGAAGTGGAAGGTTGGGAACCCGATTCAGAAATTTCGGAAGATGTGCTTTCTATTTCTCCATCAGTAAAGGGAAAATTGACTGCTATAAATTCACGAACCTTTGTTTTTAAACCAGAAGAAAGCTTAGAAGCTGACACAGAATATACGGTTACTGTAAATCTTTCCGAACTGTATTTGAACGTACCATCTGAATTCAAATCTTATACTTTTAAATTCAAAACCATACAACCTAATTTTACGTTAAACACTCATAATTTACAATCGTACAGCAAAGAATGGCAATATATCGAAGGCGTTTTACGCTCGGCAGATGTAATACCATTGGAAACTGTAGAAAAATTGGTTTCTGTTTCCCAAAATGGTAAACCATTGACCGTAAAATGGTTGCCTGTTTCACAAAATTCATCGGTTTATCAATTTAAAATTGATAGTATTCATCGGTTAAAGGACGATTCTGAAATCGAGATAAAATGGTCGGGAAAAAAGTTTGGAATAGACAATGAAGGTGAGGCAAAAAGAACCATTCCTGGCATCAGTAATTTTTCCATAGTAAACGTTGATGTAGTGCAATCGCCTGAGCAACATTTGGCTATAAACTTTTCAGATCCCATTAAAAAACAACAGAATTTTAAAGGATTGGTAACCATTGGCGGTACTCAAAATCTTAAATATGTAGTTGATGGTAATGTGCTAAAAGTATATCCTGAAACCCGACTAAAAGGGAATGTACAGGTTGATGTTTTTTCAGGTATTACCAATATTGACGGTTATAAATTCAAGAAAAAGTTCTCTGAACAAATTGCTTTTGAGGAGTTAAAACCTGCGGTTAGGTTAATCAGCAATGGTGTTATACTTCCAGATTCAAAAAATTTACGATTGAATTTTGAAGCCGTTAATTTAAAAGCGGTCGATGTTCGCGTTATCAAAATTTTTGAGAACAATGTGCTACAATTTTTACAAGAGGAAAATCTTAACGGAATTAATAGTTACAGTATTAGGCGAGTAGGCCGCCGAGTAGCTAAAAAGACGATGAGATTGATAAATTCAGACATTGAAAATGATGGAAAATGGAAAACCTATGCAGTTGATTTATCTAAAATGCTAAAAGCAGATCCCGGAGCTATATATAGAATAGAATTGAGCTTTACTCAAGAATATGCTTTAAATACTTGTGATGGAAGCCAGTTAGTTACCAACGTAGAAACAGAGGACTACGAAGAATATTTTCAAGAAGAAAGCTATGATGATACTAGCCTTGCAGAAGAAGAGTTGGAAGAACGAGAAGAACAATATTGGGATAACCTGATTTATAATTACAGAAATCACAGATATTACAATTGGGAGGATAGAGAAAACCCATGTAAAGAAGCCTATTATTTTAACGAAAAAAATATTGCCACGACCAATATTATGGCGACGAATTTGGGCGTAATTGCAAAAAAAGGAGAAAACAAATCGTATCACTTTGCGGTAACCGATATTCTAACAACTAACCCAATTTCAGGGGTAAAAATCAAATTGTTCAATTATCAACAGCAAGAACTTGGCACTATAAATACGGACAGCCAAGGTTTTGCGTTGTACAAATCAGATAAAAATGCACATTTTGCGGTTGTTTCCCATTCAGGACAAAAAACCTATCTCAAATTAAATGATGGGTATTCGTTATCGTTAAGTAAGTTTGATGTTTCTGGTAAGCAGCTTCAAAAAGGCTTAAAAGGATATATTTATGGCGAACGTGGTGTTTGGAGGCCTGGAGATAGTATTCACCTGACTTTTGTGTTGAACGATAATGCAAATCCGCTTCCCAAAAATCACCCTGTAAAGCTTGAAATTACTGATTCTCGTGGAAAGCTAACGCACAAATTAATTAATGCCGAAGGCAAGAATGGTTTTTATAAATTCACTGTTGTAACGGATGAATCCTCTCCCACAGGCAATTGGAACGCCAAAGTAAACGTTGGCGGAGCCAATTTTTATAAAGGACTAAAAGTAGAAACAGTCAAACCGAACCGCTTAAAAATAGCCATAGATTTTGAAGATGAAATCTTAACGTCAAATAAGCCTCTTGATGGAAAACTATCCGTAAAATGGTTGCATGGTGCTGATGCTAAAAAACTAAGGGCGGAGGTAAAAGCAAAATTCACAAGTACTTCAACAGCTTTTAAAAAGTATCCAAATTATGTGTTTTCTGACCCGACTCGAAAATTTACACCTGAAGAAATAATCGTATTTGACGGTAAATTAGATGTCGAAGGAAACGCCAACTTAACCAAAAAATTAAATTTTAACAACAAAGCTCCGGGTATGCTAAAAGCCTCGTTTTTAACCAGAGCGTTTGAAAACGGTGGCGATTTCTCCATAGATGTTATTTCCAAAAACTTTGCACCTTACGATGCTTTTGTGGGTTTACAATCACCCGAAGCTAAGGCTTATGGCTCTTATTTTACGGATGAAGACGTTGAATTTGATGTGGTTACTGTAAATAATCAGGGAAACCCGATAGCCAAAAAAGGCATTGAGGTAAAAGTATATAAAGTAGAATGGCGTTGGTGGTGGAACTCGTCCTATGACGATTTGGCCTCGTACGTGGGTAGTCAATACCACAAACCAATATTGTCTCAAGTTTTGAATACATCATTGAGCGGTAAAGGCACGTTTATTGTAAATGTACCTGACGAAGAGGGTGGAAGATATTTAATCCGTATTTACGATCCTGAAAGTGGTCATGCCACGGGTAGAACCGCCTATTTTTATAAAGATTGGTGGAAACGTCCCGCTGGTAGCGATGCTTCGGGAGCAACCATGCTGGTTTTTTCATCCGACAAGGAAGAATATAACGTGGGCGATAAAGCCAAAATCACTTTCCCGTCAGGAACGGTTGGTAGAGCATTAATCAGCATAGAAAATGGAACAGAAGTCCTTAATCAACGTTGGATTAAAACCCAAAAAGGCGAAACCACCACGGAAATCGCCATCACTAAAGAAATGGCACCCAATGTGTTTGTAAACATTTCGTTATTGCAACCGCACGCTTCCACGGCAAACGACTTACCGATACGTATGTATGGAGTAATTCCGTTGATGGTCAAGGACCCGAATACCGTTCTAGAACCACAAATTTCAATGCCAAAAGTATTGAAACCTGAAGAGCAATTTACCGTAAAAGTAATTGAAAAACAAGGCAAACCGATGACCTATACAGTGGCAGTGGTTGATGATGGTTTATTGGATTTAACGCGATTCAAAACCCCAAATGCTTGGGATGAATTTTACAGCAAAGAAGCCCTTGGCGTAAAAACCTGGGATATTTTTGACTACGTAATTGGTGCTTATGGTGGAACAATTGCACAAATATTTGCCATTGGTGGCGACGAAGATGCGGGTTCTAAAAAACCAAAAAAAGCAAACAGATTTAAACCTGTAGTAACGTATTTAGGGCCATTTACCTTGGATAAAGGAAAAACGGCATCGCATAAAATTCTAATGCCAAAATACATCGGCTCTGTCCGAACTATGGTCATAGCTGGAGATAACAACAAACAAGCGTACGGAAGTGTAAGTGAAACCACACCTGTTCGTAAACCGTTGATGGTGTTATCTTCCTTACCACGAAAACTTAGTCCGGGTGAGAAGGTAACACTTCCCGTTACCGTTTTTGCCATGGAAAACAAGGTAAAAAATGCAAACATCAGTTTAAAATTAAGTAAAGGAATCTCAATTATCGGTCAACAGACCCAATCGGTTTCTTTTGCTAAACCTGATGAAAAAATGGTCTATTTTGAGTTGGATGTTAGCAAAGCACAAGGAATAAGTACTATTGAAGTTTTGGCTTCCGGTAACGGAGAAAAATCATCTTACAATGTGGAGATTGATGTTATTAATCCCAATCCTGTAAGTTCAAAATCAACGCAAGTAATTCTAGAACCAAATGCTTCTCAAACTATTGATTTTACAACGTTTGGAGTTCTGGGAACAAGTTTTGCACAAGTAGAATTTTCTACCTTGCCACCAATGGATTTTACAGGCAGATTGGGTTATTTAATCCGATATCCGCATGGGTGTGTAGAGCAAGTTACGTCAAGTGCTTTCCCACAATTGTATTTGACAGATATCTTGGATTTGACCTTTGATAAAAAACAAGAAATCGATAAGAATATTAAGAAAACAGTTGAAAAACTAGGTCAATATCAAACACCAAGTGGAGGATTAAGTTATTGGAGAGGTCAAAATACGGCTAATGACTGGGGTACAAGTTATGCAGGCCATTTTATGCTCGAAGCTCAGAAAAAAGGCTATGTAATGCCATTAACTTTTATGAACAATTGGTTAAAATACCAACAAGAAACGGCACGGAACTGGAGAGCAAGCTATAAACGTTACAATACAGATTTAGCTCAAGCATACCGATTATACACATTAGCTTTAGCAGGTCATGCAGATCTGGCCTCAATGAACAGATTGAGAGAATTTAACGAGCTTTCTAACAATGCCAAATGGAGATTAGCTGCTGCTTATGCTTTGGCAGGACAGAAAGAAGTAGCTAAAAAAATAGCGAATATTGCCAATATTCATTTTAAACCTAAAAATTACGATTATTATACCTATGGCTCAACCACCAGAAATAGGGCTATGGCAATGGAAACCATGTTATTGACCGACAATCCGAAATCACGTGAAATGGCGGAGTATTTGGCAAAAGAATTATCTTCTAGTAAATGGATGAGCACACAAACCACAGCGTATAGTCTATTGGCGATGGCAAAAATGGTTGAACTTGGCGGTGGTAAAGATTTGAGCATAGAGTTCAGCAACAACGGCGGTAAAGCTGAAGCCATCAACACTAAAAAATCTATTGCTCAACGAAAATTAACCATTTTTGACGGTGCAAATAGCTTAAAAGTGACGAATAAAAAAATGAATACGGTTTATGTTACGGTACTGAATTCAGGTATTTTGCCTTTAGGTGAAGAGCTAGTAGAAAAACGGAATTTAAGTGTACAGATGGTATATAAAGACACTAACGGAAAACGAATAGATGTTACTAAATTAGCACAGGGCACTGATTTTTCAGCAACAGTAACGGTAAGTAATTTAAAACATGAACGTGTTGAGAATGTTGCGTTAACTGAAATTTTCCCATCAGGATGGGAAATTCTGAGCACACGTTTTACCGATTATGGTGGTTCAACTACAAGCCAGGCCAATTTTATGGATATCAGGGACGATAGGGTTAATTTCTATTTTGATTTAGGAAAGCAACAATCCAAAACATTTACGGTTCAGTTAAATGCATCGTATTTAGGCAAGTATTATTTACCGGGTATACAAGCAGAAGCTATGTATGATAATGATTATTTTGTAAGAGATAAAGGCAAATGGATTGAGGTTGTGAAATAA